In Populus alba chromosome 4, ASM523922v2, whole genome shotgun sequence, the genomic window ttcgtattttgcgatatcttcagggtacagtttttcaaagtcttttactttcatccacctcttccttggagttgcgtgcatactctgatgctgatcatggtagtgatcccacagatcgcaagtctgttaccgggttttgtttctttttaggcgactctcttatttcttggaagagcaagaaataatctattgtttctcaatcatccaccgaagcagaatatcgtgccatgacATCTATtaccaaagagattatttggttacgttggttacttgctgatatgggagtttccttttctcatcctactcctatgtattgtgacaaccagagttctattcagattgctcacaactcggtttttcatgagcggactaagcatattgaaatcgattgtcatcttactcgtcatcatctcatggaaccattactttgccttttgttccttcttcattgcagattgcagatttctttaccaaggcgcatttcatatctcgttttcgttttctagttggcaaactctcgatgcttgtagttgccgcatcgtgagtttgaggagagatgttaaataatatttatgttgtcttatttattaagggtagaatagtactttcagtttaacctatatatattttatttgtatttaggttaagtctaagcattcataataaacagattattcagaattatAGCCTAcgctttgtgtttgatctcaattagtttatcaatatatatatataaagtgtagGGGCtaaagtataattttatttatgtaatatttttaagttattttttactaaaataatacatattttatcaataagaataatataaaaaaaaactaaaagactcATATAGAGTTCAGGAAAAATTCTACATGGATACAATTaattttacccaaaaaaaagtCAGGTGCTGACACGTCCAGCACCCCTAATTAAATGGGTGCTGGCGTTACACCTGGACCCAATAATTGTGCTGGGGCACACTAACTCAATTAAATGGATATAGTCATCACACCGTGGCTGAATTAAATAGGGGTGGGTACTGGCACACGCCACACCCCCAGTTGACTGGGACGGTGATGGGCGGCGCCACCGGCATCCAAGAATTATTTTACGAGGCTCTaatgtttatgttgtttttggaCCAGGAAAACCAGTCCACCATCAAGCCTGTAGTCCTTATAGTGAATGCCTCCCAGTTACAAAGCATATAAAGTTTTTACATCTTACCTTCAACAAGAAAGCTCATGGCAATAAGAGAAAGGCAAGCTGATGGTGATGTGTTAGGTTGCAAAGATGTTTTAAGAGAGAGGCAGCCGAAGCTAAATGGTTGGAAGATGAACACAATAAGAAGGAATTGCCTAGAATCAAAATGATGCTTTTGGTTAGCATCGCAGCCACACCGGCATTCCCAACCATCCCTGGATCGTCATTCAAGCGGTGGTGCCTGAATCTTCCTCCAAATTCTGTCCAAATTTGGTGTGAGATGCAAAATAAGTTCCATCAACGGCTGTACAGAAGTGAGCCAGATTTTTAGAACGATGATTGTTGAGGCATTACAAGAGCTTGGTATCAATGTCGAACCGCATCCTTCACCAGTTACATTCAAGAATCCTTATCGATTGACCATTTTTCACAGATATCATATTGATTTACATTGTTTCCGGAGACGGTTCTATGGAGTCAGTCGACAATTGAACACATAACCCAGTTTTCAATTTGGAGTGGGAAGGCCGAACCCAATAATCATAGTTGTCAAACCCAATTGAACACAAATCCctaaaataactatattttgaACTGCTTTATTTTGCATGCGTGTAAATATTTTAAGCTTGGATATAATAAAACAAGATTGGCATATGATCCATTAATTGTTGCTGTGGCCAAAGtgaaataatcaaattatattaaactTTCAATATCCTTATTAATAGCTTGCAGCAAACTACTATCAAAACAACTCAAATAGCTGCACACCTTGTCATTGCAGTCTGAATTTTATGTGCGCCTGTGGTAACTTATCTATATACCTACATTGCTCTAAATCAGAAGCTCTACCGATGACATTTACATGGGACACAAATGGTTTTTTCAAGGGGATTCTAAAAGCAATCATTCTGTGCTAACCTGAAGAATGAATTTGGAGGGTGTCGGATGGGGTTTTGGACTTCCACTCCATTATAGCAGATAGAAGCGTGTAACTGGGTAAGAGATCCTTATTTGGCAATGGCAAATTCGTCATTGGTGACTTGTCATTTTCTTCAAGCCACTTCTGTATTGCTTTGCGGTCGTAAGTGTAACCGTCCGCCGCGACGCAGGGATCATTCATTAAATCCTGTAGAAGAAACAACATAAGACGAGCCATTCTGCACACTGTTTCCTGTGTCAATCTCCTGTTCTTACTTGAATAATAAGCATGTGGGAACATATACCTTAAGTATTGGGCAGATTAGGTGCTGAGGAGGTGTCCATTGTAGACTGGAAACTGAATCTCGGGCCCTGCGAGCAACCTCCTTCAATCTCTCCAATGTAGGAAGTACTGCATCTTTCAGATCAGGTCGGTCTTTGCGCCGCATCTCTGTACAGCTTAGTCCCAATATAGCCAATTCTTTTGTCTCTTCCAATGGCCAGTTCCCGGCCTCTGAATCTAAAATCTCCACCAAACGACCCTCCTCCATTGCTGTTTCCATCACATGTGCTAATGCTATAGCTGGTTTTGCAGTCAGCAACTGCAAAATTATCATCCCAAAAGCATAAGCATCGGattttggagaaatcaccccaGTTCTTTGATACTCAGGATCTATGTAGCATAATGTCCCAACAGGTCCTGTGTTTTTGTACATGGTGGATAAAGAAGAAACATCTGAACAAAGCATTGTTGAAAGGCCAACATCACCAATTTTGCTCACAAAGTTATGATCAAGTAAGATGTTGGCTGGTTTCAGATCACGGTGAATAATTGGCTTTGGCTTGGAGCTGTGAAGAAAAACAAGTGCCGAGGCTATTTCCCAAGCAATTCGATACCTCTCAAACCATGGGATAGGGGGTGAATTGTTCACCCTCTGCAGTCTATCCTCCAAGCTCCCATTCTTCATATACTCATAAACAAGGCAACCATGATCAGGACAAGCGCCAAGAAGCATGAGCAAGTGCGGATGGTGAATTTTACTCAAGATCTCTAGCTGAAATCAATAGGAAGCACAGTAAGTATTAACTTGAATTATCGGTCAAGTACAATTATAAAGAGTGAATTCCCAAGCGTATAACAGGGAAGCTGAAACTAAAAGATGTTTGTGCATGCCATTTGGCAAAACAAATTGCCTTGTTTTGCAGGTGACGAGGTGGACATGCCTCCAAAATACATTGACTAAACTTTcaggggaaaaaagaaagatggttAGCACTTAATGCTTATTAATGAAACGTTTTAAAATGTAGATTTGTTCGAGTATTTGTGAAGTTTacagttttaattaatttcaacaacTTGCATACCTCCTGCTGGAATTGCTTAGAATTTTTGTCCTCTTTTGAATGAAGAACTTTCACTGCTGTGGTTGTATGGTGCAAATTGCATTTATAAACAATTCCGTATGCTCCCATTCCAATCTTAAGCTCTTCTGAGAACGATAAGGTACCAGAAACAATCTCTTCCCATGTGATCTCCTGGTATTGCTGCACAGAACCAGTAATAGCTTTCtcaagcttttctttttctttggcgTCGTGCATGGCTTTAATTTCTGCTTCATTCCTTTGTGAAGCTTCTCTTTTGGCACACTCCCTTAGACATTCAGCTTTCTGGATTGCAGCTTCACGTCTTCCCCTCTCTTGCCTTGCCAGTTCCCTGGCTTTTTCCTCTTTATGTTTTATTTCCTGGAGTCTTGTTGCTTCTTCCAACCGACGTTTATTAAGATCATTCAACTGAGAAAAATAGTAGCTCAAGCTCATTAATctaaatacataaattaaaaaaaggatagaaTTGATTTGCAACTGTAGAAACAGAACAGATCTCAGTGGAATTCTTATAGGAAGTCATTATTGATTAGACTATGGCCAAGGTCAATTCTTTAACAAGAGCTCAATGAGCTTTTCTTTAGAATTATGATAGCTTCTGAAGATATTGTCAATACTGTAGCAGTCATTTTGTCAGGAAGACTATAGTAGAAGAGAAATAATATGAACAGCCAAAACAAATTAGTGGTCACCCATTTACGCTCACTAAAttcagtacatgttgctgaaaTTACAACAGCAATTGGCTAGCAGAATCATCACAGAAAGAAACCAATACATTTACTAATACTAACCTTTCGAGAAGCATCAAATGTCTCACTTTGAGCTACTGCGTATATTCCTCGAGCATGTCTTAGTTCAATCCTCAGCTTTTCTAGCTCAAAGTTGATATTTGCCTGCATGAAAGATTGCAAAGGAAAACGTAAGGTGGGGTGGGGCATTTAGATCTCACATTCACTTCCGAGTACCACACCAAAGGCTACAAGTCTACAACCATATTGTCATTGCTGAAGCACTGGCATACAACCGAACTGTTGCTTCAAAAGAGGAGTGCTTTTTTATGATCAACACGTGAGCTTTTCTAATGAATATAGCACATTCTCCTGAAACATCAGTTCTTTAAGAACATCATATATTAGGCAGAGACTATTCTAGTAGTGCagattttcaagaaatttatgGTGCTGTACAGATTTCAATAAGCTTGCATGAAGAAGTTAAACCTTTATATTTACACACAGTTCTGTATAATTATGATAGAATGTCAAAGCTAGTTTAAATAGAAGATTTCACTACTAGCAGGTGAGGATTTTGCAAATAAATGATGCCAAAGAACACCTCAAATAAATGTCTTGCAAGCACCAGAAGACcgcaaccaaaaaaaataaaaatgcaaaactACCTGGCTGTCAGATGAGGAACAAGCTGTAAACACCTCTGAGGTTGAAGCTTGATCAGATCTCCATGACGGGTGATCAGTTGACAAGCTTTTGAAGCTACAACTCTGAGTGACAGGGTATTCTATTTCTGAAATACTCGGACAAGAACTCCCTATAACCTTTTCTTCATCAAAATCCAGAGACAGGGATCTGGACGGATTTGTCTCACAGGAATTTGTTCTGGTATGAAAGCCCTGGTTTATAgatgaaagagcttgaaatcgcTGAACTGGCAGGGATGGAGATTGGAAATATGAGAATGGAGAAACTGAGTTGGAACCTGCATATTCAATAAACAGAGGAAGATATGGATTAAAAACTTGTTTCTACACAATTTTCTGGACAAATTTTGCAGCGTGGACAGTCCTAGGCTTGGACAGTAGAAGCCACAAGGCAAGGGTAGTGCTAACTCCATGAGACGAACTCATATGTCAGTTATTCTCCACAAATTACACATTCATGCTTGTGGTTATAAGTGGATGGACCTCAAATCTTCACTACAATTGTAGATTACCTGTTTGAGAGCTCGAAGTAGAACTTGATGAGGAGTTAGCAGTACGACTGGTGATACTGCCACCATCTCTAAAGCTTCCACTTGTCTCTAAATCAGATGGACGAATAGATAGCAATTTTCCTTTTGAAACAGCATAGACTGTGCAAGTATTTGGAGTGCAAACCGAGATTCTTGAGGACAGATTATTTCCCTTATGTTTCCTGAAAAGATTGTCATGCTAATAAGTAACAAGtgcatgtgaaaaaaaataaaaagctatatTAGAGCATCCGAGGCCTGGATCATTTTCTCTGATCAAGTCACCAGTGATCCAAATTACTCTTCAAGCTAATAGGTATTCTTGATATCCTAGAATATGGATCGATTTATTGGTCTTTCAAGCATTCATGTTTAGATAACAAACATCCAACAACTTAATGTCACTTCTGAAACCACGGGCATACCTTGTAAACATGCGACGAGAAGCTGCTCCTATAACAAGTTTATTGATATTGCACTTGGCAACCTCCTCCGCAATTGCCTTCGCCACATCATCCAATTCAATTAACACAATATCTACTTGTACCTGTGTTGAAATTGAAGTGCATTTTAAGGTCAGCATTCCCAGGATCACTTCATGAACTTTATTTGACTACAAACAGTCTTGCAAGGAACAAGACTTGACCTTTTTCCTGGTACAAATACTCTTGAAAGGGAGAAGCATTTGGAGTGTCTGCCACTCCTTTTCCTTCTTATAAGCTGCTGCTACATCATCTCGTACTTGTGATATAGGAATAAAATTCCCCACTGGAAGGTAAACAAAATCAGATGGCAAGAGAAGAGAGTTTAGTTTTCATTAATTATCAAGCTTCTTGATGATTGAAagcattgttttttcaaatttgttaaaTTGTGTTCTCCTTTTGAAAATAACCATCAAATGCAACACCGGCATTGTCTTCCCCTATATTTCAACACCAACACAATAATCTTTCATAAACCAGATCTACAAGCATTTTGGTGAAGAAACTAGCATCAAACAACAATTAGTAAGCAGGCATTTCTGCAAGTAATTTTAGAGAGGAGCTGCTTACTTGGTGTAGGGACTGCTGTGATCTTCGGGCAAACATGTAATAACTTGAATGCAACCTTTCCCTGAGGCATGAACTTCTCCAATGCCCATTGCACCACGTACTTGCTGCTTCCTTTTCCATCTATAGCTATCCCAACAGTTAGAGGAGGTGAAGGAGGCAAACCAAGAACATGTTCCTCTTCAATTATCTCACTTTTCTCCATCATAATCATCTGTGCCAGCAAAAGAATGACCGCAACAACTCGTGTTAGCCCCACAAGCAGGTCAAAATCCAAGAACAGTAAGAGATCTTCATAAATCAATAGTATTTGAAACACACAAGGAAAGGCAATCACTTCTCTTTTGTTGGAATCAGAAATTAAAGCGTCTTGCTTTAACAACCACAAACGCCAAAAAGGGATTCAATGTAAGAGATCTAAAACTGCAATTCTACTTCCTTTTATTCCAAAGAAACCATAAACAGTATCTATTCAGAATCAGATTATAAGAATCTAGAAACTGAAAAGCAAGAAAGTTAATTCAGATAAGACACGAGGGGGGTAACATGCATCAGAATTGCTGGTGCTTCCTTCTTGGTCCTATATGTCAATAAGTTATTTGTCCCCTCCACATCTTGTCTTAATTCAGTTCCCTTGAAATTAACAGTGCCATTGTAAAATCTCCAAACCTAAATTCCATGAATAATCCTCACACATCAAATAAGAGAAATTTCATTTCAGGAGTCATAACAACAACCAGAGAAACAAGGACCTGCAAAAATCTCGCAGAAATCAAACACTTACACACGAAGAGCTTCTTCTTTTAGACtccaaacaagaagaaaaactcTCAAAAACCCAGAAACATATACACAAGCAAATTACTAGAGGAACTGTCAAAACAAGAAACGGCGAGAAACTTACATGCATGGATGCATACCAGCAGTTTAAAGCACCAAGCTTTGATCTTTCTTGACTCTTTTGAGAAATAAAGACAAACCCACCATTTCTATCTCTCTAACAAAACAATTCAAACTTTGGTCTTGGAGGCAGCATGTACCTGAAGcagaagaattttaaaaagaccAAACCCTTATTAGTTTAGGAGAGAGTAGGCGACCTCAAACAACCTAGGCTACCCCATAACAAGTACACCctgttttttttgtgtaaaatcAGAGGCAACTTGGCCGTGAGGCATTTTCTTATCCCTGAGAAAGACCTTCATTCTTGATTCTATCAACAGTTCTTTTGAAGTAGACTTTGATAATACAAATAATCACAAGTTGTAAGAGATCAATTTGTTTAatgcttctgtttttttatagtaGAAGTTATGTGGCCATCCAATGATCCAAAAGAATGTTCAACTTTGACTGTTCTATATAGGAGACATCAAATCGATTGTCGAGATGTGCAGTGAATCTTTTTCCTTTGGGTAACTGATGATTAATCGATCATTAACCTCCATTACTGTTTCGTCTGAAGAGGAGAGGGCCCATCTTGAATACGATCaaggaattttttaaaagatttttctaGAAGGATGAACAAACTTGTGCTTGTAACCAACGTGAATCTTCTCACGCTTTGAATAATCCTGTGTCTCTTGCAATTGCAACTACTTTCAACTCGAGAAGTCAGAGGTTGCTAGGAAACTCCCTGGAATTTTATTACAATTCAATTGTTTTGGACTCTATAATTTAATTGCTATGAACTTGGCTTACTATTCTTGATGCATTGATTGGATGATGAAAGATACGAGTACATGATGATATTTCTTGCAACCTCAGTGGGGCTCCATTTAAAAAACTTCACTAGAATCGCACGAGTATTGGGAACTGTTTTaatcgtgtttttaaaaaattaatttctttttgtttaaaatatatttttagtttgatttgaaatgttaatataaaataaataaataaataatattattttttaaaaaaaaaaacttaaaaaacacaaCCACGAAATCACTCTAAAAATCTGTCCTCCTGGACAAAATATGATTCATGAATCACAAGAAAGCAAAGCTCAATCTACATCAACGCGTTTTCCGTACtgaaatctatttatttttaacttcaatttttaatttaaattgaaagataaattaaaagatttatataaaGTATAAGGAGGATTTGGCCTATCAGAATTTTGTTCTCCAGCGAGTCAACTCGAGGAAGATGATGGCTGGCACGCACGAGGTTCACGAATTTGGTGGATGGAAGTCTTTTAATGCAGGATAGATACGGTATCTTTTTACTTGTAAATGGAAAAGCACGAGAACTGACCTCGTCAaaaagtcttcttcttctttttatttatttatttagttttaaagaATGTTTGGAAAGGTGATAATGGTTggtttataaaatgttttttatttagaaatggattaaaattattatttttttatttttttaaaatatttttttatatcaaaacgataagaaaataataaaaagaaattaatttaaaataagtaaaaaattaataaaaaatttagtttttttaaaatactttttaaataaaaataaatagattttagaTTATAAAAAGAATGTTTGTTGtaacatagatttttttattattattatttttaaagatcaaattacGAGGAAGAGCTTATCAACTCGAGATTCAGGTAACACCCTTATAAGTTAATTGAAAATGCAAGTGATAGAATTCAAATAAGAAATGTTCTCTCTCTAATTAATTCCTTTTAATGATAGAATGGAGAAtggattaataaaatattagctcgagaaagaaaaacagaaggaGATTTAGGTTATGTGTTCTCTAAAACATTAGAATAGATTGAAGAATAAACCTAAAatgtataataatatattgaaataattttttttaatttttaaacatcacAACCTACCACAAAACTTTGTTTAACAATGATCATGGACCATCCATGATTGTCATGGATCATTTAACCattcataaaaatttcaatttcaatttgatatttttattaaataattgatgataaaaattatagttattataaCTGTAAAGTGGAggaaatttcagttttgatttgggtgtacaataaaaaaactaattatttaatcCTCCTAGTTtagaaattatatgtttttatcgttatagttttaaatttagtctttttattaatttcatgatcTCTttcaatacattttatttttttatatttcttggaaattaatagaataaagaaaagagaagtaAGTAGCTGAGGGAATTTGATGAGGAAATAAGCCTTTTGtagaaaatgggaaaaaaaaaaaaagtaattaaattgaGGATGATCAAGTCCAGTCaagggatttttttaattacttcaaATAGTACAAGAACtactaaattattaataaaaattgattcttACATGTCGTCATTTGACGTGACATGGGAATAT contains:
- the LOC118050111 gene encoding U-box domain-containing protein 35-like isoform X1, whose product is MHMIMMEKSEIIEEEHVLGLPPSPPLTVGIAIDGKGSSKYVVQWALEKFMPQGKVAFKLLHVCPKITAVPTPMGNFIPISQVRDDVAAAYKKEKEWQTLQMLLPFKSICTRKKVQVDIVLIELDDVAKAIAEEVAKCNINKLVIGAASRRMFTRKHKGNNLSSRISVCTPNTCTVYAVSKGKLLSIRPSDLETSGSFRDGGSITSRTANSSSSSTSSSQTGSNSVSPFSYFQSPSLPVQRFQALSSINQGFHTRTNSCETNPSRSLSLDFDEEKVIGSSCPSISEIEYPVTQSCSFKSLSTDHPSWRSDQASTSEVFTACSSSDSQANINFELEKLRIELRHARGIYAVAQSETFDASRKLNDLNKRRLEEATRLQEIKHKEEKARELARQERGRREAAIQKAECLRECAKREASQRNEAEIKAMHDAKEKEKLEKAITGSVQQYQEITWEEIVSGTLSFSEELKIGMGAYGIVYKCNLHHTTTAVKVLHSKEDKNSKQFQQELEILSKIHHPHLLMLLGACPDHGCLVYEYMKNGSLEDRLQRVNNSPPIPWFERYRIAWEIASALVFLHSSKPKPIIHRDLKPANILLDHNFVSKIGDVGLSTMLCSDVSSLSTMYKNTGPVGTLCYIDPEYQRTGVISPKSDAYAFGMIILQLLTAKPAIALAHVMETAMEEGRLVEILDSEAGNWPLEETKELAILGLSCTEMRRKDRPDLKDAVLPTLERLKEVARRARDSVSSLQWTPPQHLICPILKDLMNDPCVAADGYTYDRKAIQKWLEENDKSPMTNLPLPNKDLLPSYTLLSAIMEWKSKTPSDTLQIHSSG
- the LOC118050111 gene encoding U-box domain-containing protein 35-like isoform X2, with the translated sequence MIMMEKSEIIEEEHVLGLPPSPPLTVGIAIDGKGSSKYVVQWALEKFMPQGKVAFKLLHVCPKITAVPTPMGNFIPISQVRDDVAAAYKKEKEWQTLQMLLPFKSICTRKKVQVDIVLIELDDVAKAIAEEVAKCNINKLVIGAASRRMFTRKHKGNNLSSRISVCTPNTCTVYAVSKGKLLSIRPSDLETSGSFRDGGSITSRTANSSSSSTSSSQTGSNSVSPFSYFQSPSLPVQRFQALSSINQGFHTRTNSCETNPSRSLSLDFDEEKVIGSSCPSISEIEYPVTQSCSFKSLSTDHPSWRSDQASTSEVFTACSSSDSQANINFELEKLRIELRHARGIYAVAQSETFDASRKLNDLNKRRLEEATRLQEIKHKEEKARELARQERGRREAAIQKAECLRECAKREASQRNEAEIKAMHDAKEKEKLEKAITGSVQQYQEITWEEIVSGTLSFSEELKIGMGAYGIVYKCNLHHTTTAVKVLHSKEDKNSKQFQQELEILSKIHHPHLLMLLGACPDHGCLVYEYMKNGSLEDRLQRVNNSPPIPWFERYRIAWEIASALVFLHSSKPKPIIHRDLKPANILLDHNFVSKIGDVGLSTMLCSDVSSLSTMYKNTGPVGTLCYIDPEYQRTGVISPKSDAYAFGMIILQLLTAKPAIALAHVMETAMEEGRLVEILDSEAGNWPLEETKELAILGLSCTEMRRKDRPDLKDAVLPTLERLKEVARRARDSVSSLQWTPPQHLICPILKDLMNDPCVAADGYTYDRKAIQKWLEENDKSPMTNLPLPNKDLLPSYTLLSAIMEWKSKTPSDTLQIHSSG